A genome region from Myxococcales bacterium includes the following:
- a CDS encoding sigma-70 family RNA polymerase sigma factor, producing the protein MRLAEKARGRTRRPDGDRARSQTTDGSGYLTMYFRDMAALHVLRPEEEFTTAKEIESLEIGLWREALGFAPMQAMVLDALPPETASPELKALRRPLTGKKADAAVGRAAAHLREHDLDRLFIDAALTLIDRVARGFVAPPRGKVPRGLAEWVRKVERAARAAHDARNAFVKANLRLVISIARRFNHGRMSLADLVQEGNLGLIKAVERYDYRRGFRFSTYASWWIRHAISRALADKGREVRVPVHMIDAHHRLTKAPRELTSKLGRSPTTAELAETTGMPAEKVENMRRWVLEQSVSIDRPVGDEEGRSLAEVLEDPERADVSPTADLEMDALTTEVRAILGELRPIEADILRQRFGIETEHEHELTLKEIGEKYNLSRERIRQLQEQALVKMRRALQRKDMM; encoded by the coding sequence GTGCGGCTGGCCGAAAAGGCGCGCGGCCGGACGCGTCGCCCCGACGGGGACCGCGCCCGCAGCCAGACGACCGACGGCTCGGGCTACCTGACCATGTACTTCCGCGACATGGCCGCCCTCCACGTGCTCCGGCCCGAGGAGGAGTTCACGACCGCCAAGGAGATCGAGAGCCTCGAGATCGGCCTGTGGCGCGAGGCGCTCGGGTTCGCGCCGATGCAGGCGATGGTGCTCGACGCGCTGCCGCCCGAGACCGCGAGCCCCGAGCTCAAGGCCCTGCGGCGCCCGCTGACCGGCAAGAAGGCTGACGCGGCCGTGGGCCGCGCCGCCGCCCACCTGCGCGAGCACGACCTCGACCGGCTGTTCATCGACGCGGCGCTGACGCTGATCGATCGAGTCGCCCGCGGCTTCGTCGCGCCGCCGCGCGGCAAGGTGCCCCGCGGCCTGGCCGAGTGGGTCCGCAAGGTCGAGCGCGCCGCTCGGGCCGCCCACGACGCCCGCAACGCGTTCGTGAAGGCCAACCTGCGCCTGGTGATCAGCATCGCGCGCCGCTTCAACCACGGCCGCATGTCCCTGGCCGATCTGGTCCAGGAGGGCAACCTGGGGCTGATCAAGGCGGTCGAGCGCTACGACTACCGCCGCGGCTTCCGCTTCTCGACCTACGCGTCGTGGTGGATCCGCCACGCGATCAGCCGCGCGCTGGCCGACAAGGGCCGCGAGGTACGGGTGCCGGTGCACATGATCGACGCGCACCACCGCCTGACCAAGGCCCCGCGCGAGCTGACCTCGAAGCTCGGGCGGAGCCCGACCACGGCCGAGCTGGCCGAGACCACCGGGATGCCGGCCGAGAAGGTCGAGAACATGCGCCGGTGGGTGCTCGAGCAGTCGGTGTCGATCGACCGACCGGTCGGCGACGAGGAGGGCCGCAGCCTGGCCGAGGTGCTCGAGGATCCCGAGCGCGCCGACGTCTCGCCGACGGCCGACCTCGAGATGGACGCGCTCACCACCGAGGTCCGCGCGATCCTCGGCGAGCTGCGGCCGATCGAGGCCGACATCCTGCGGCAGCGCTTCGGCATCGAGACCGAGCACGAGCACGAGCTGACGCTCAAGGAGATCGGCGAGAAGTACAACCTGTCGCGTGAGCGCATCCGGCAGCTGCAGGAGCAGGCGCTGGTCAAGATGCGGCGGGCGCTCCAGCGCAAGGACATGATGTAG
- a CDS encoding FHA domain-containing protein, whose translation MIVCNRCGKENQDHYKFCLGCGAELTAATKPEAGMAMMKTMMADTGGAPPRPLPGLSPAPAAGMPLPPPPGFPGAPGPMGPPPGFPGGPGPMGPPPGFPGGPGPMGPPPGIGGMSGGPLGGPLPPPASLVPAPQTQPPPYGAPPSVGPPAGPPPGVPAANPSAGFGAPAAATGPRRCPQCGADVPPGFRFCGACGCRMDEVSQPAIAPVVGAPPTRTAPRAIMTLIRPDGSEGGTHELRQGDNKIGRNFGPVFETDGYLSPVHAEILVNGTAALVRDLDSLNGVFVKMTEEEELEPGQIIRIGQELLRYELIVPPEPIADGTEVMGSPNPGYWGKLTVIIGRDVDGSAFPLLGDSITLGRERGEINFPDDGYVSGLHARVINRDGRVFLSDLGSSNGTFVKVASERSLVNESFVLMGQQLFRLNLTA comes from the coding sequence ATGATCGTCTGCAATCGGTGCGGCAAAGAAAATCAGGATCACTACAAGTTCTGTCTCGGCTGCGGCGCCGAGCTGACCGCCGCGACCAAGCCTGAAGCCGGCATGGCGATGATGAAGACGATGATGGCGGACACCGGCGGGGCGCCGCCGCGTCCGCTGCCGGGCCTGTCGCCGGCGCCGGCGGCGGGCATGCCGCTGCCGCCACCGCCCGGCTTCCCCGGCGCGCCCGGCCCGATGGGCCCGCCGCCCGGCTTCCCGGGTGGCCCCGGCCCGATGGGCCCGCCGCCCGGCTTCCCGGGTGGCCCCGGCCCGATGGGCCCACCGCCGGGCATCGGCGGCATGTCCGGAGGTCCGCTCGGCGGCCCGCTGCCGCCGCCGGCGTCGCTGGTGCCGGCGCCGCAGACCCAGCCCCCGCCCTACGGCGCGCCGCCCTCGGTCGGCCCGCCCGCGGGCCCGCCCCCGGGCGTGCCGGCCGCGAACCCGAGCGCCGGCTTCGGCGCGCCGGCCGCGGCGACCGGGCCGCGCCGCTGTCCGCAGTGCGGCGCCGACGTGCCGCCTGGCTTCCGCTTCTGCGGCGCCTGCGGGTGCCGCATGGACGAGGTGTCCCAGCCGGCGATCGCGCCGGTGGTCGGCGCCCCGCCGACGCGCACGGCGCCGCGCGCGATCATGACGCTGATCCGTCCCGACGGCAGCGAGGGCGGCACCCACGAGCTGCGCCAGGGCGACAACAAGATCGGCCGCAACTTCGGCCCGGTGTTCGAGACCGACGGCTACCTGTCGCCGGTCCACGCCGAGATCCTGGTCAACGGCACCGCGGCGCTGGTCCGCGACCTCGACAGCCTCAACGGCGTGTTCGTCAAGATGACCGAGGAGGAGGAGCTGGAGCCTGGCCAGATCATCCGCATCGGCCAGGAGCTCTTGCGGTACGAGCTGATCGTGCCGCCCGAGCCGATCGCCGACGGCACCGAGGTGATGGGCAGCCCCAACCCCGGCTACTGGGGCAAGCTGACCGTCATCATCGGCCGCGACGTCGACGGCTCGGCGTTCCCGCTGCTGGGCGACAGCATCACGCTGGGCCGCGAGCGCGGCGAGATCAACTTCCCCGACGACGGCTACGTCTCGGGCCTGCACGCGCGGGTCATCAACCGCGACGGGCGGGTGTTCCTGTCGGACCTCGGCAGCTCGAACGGGACGTTCGTCAAGGTCGCGAGCGAGCGCAGCCTGGTCAACGAGTCGTTCGTGCTGATGGGCCAGCAGCTGTTCCGGCTGAACCTGACCGCGTAG
- a CDS encoding methyltransferase domain-containing protein has product MTKRPDDDAPDFDDGMSTSERRRRRRRGGIRIPSDNVPRRTGSQPVVAPVPEEPSLAVSIAYAFGDEQGGRAPTTLPPDEELGAELDDATAIGAAPTGDGAVAVAIDDVVPDGRTRQMPAINLEALGLSALDPDGAGDEIVVDEPPAPAPALEPDLTRTTGEVEAVDIIVDDAGVADGVPRAPMGRAATVALSEDDLEELMESTGIGSAPSRAKPTTAPPVPPPSDRPHKTLPPLPAPSVAGALPPPMAVLTGPTASASTPLPSINAPLPSINAPQAAPAPVAPPAPVEAPSVASDDDDGEAEIDVEASSSDDVDVDVEEVPVAAAPAGPADAGDSSEILADEILEVEEKSRAHAVEAAPAPIAYTPSGPVPLPAAIVAAAAQAAPPPPPSAAVPKPPPPRKAVAAPSTSGASDDKRKRRGKPWFEDLFDEDYLRTLPFLTPQTTQAEASMVVDALGLSPGAQVLDLGCGYGRHAMELAARGMNVVGVDLSLPMLLRGADEAQRRGLDINFVHADMREIDFDAQFDGAYCLFSTFGYFDDETNKKTASLVAKGMKPGAKFMLEILNRDYVIGDLPTRVWWEGDGCVVLEEVEFNYFSSRVQSKRSVVFDDGRQVEQEISIRVYSLHEIGKLLHAAGLRVLEVSGSMATKGRFLGNRSREIIVIAERRTDTK; this is encoded by the coding sequence GTGACCAAGCGCCCCGACGACGACGCCCCCGACTTCGACGACGGCATGTCGACGTCCGAGCGCCGGCGTCGGCGCCGCCGCGGCGGCATCCGGATCCCCTCGGACAACGTGCCGCGGCGGACCGGCAGCCAGCCGGTCGTGGCGCCGGTGCCCGAGGAGCCGTCGCTGGCGGTGTCGATCGCCTACGCGTTCGGCGACGAGCAGGGCGGCCGCGCGCCGACGACGCTGCCGCCCGACGAGGAGCTCGGCGCCGAGCTCGACGACGCCACCGCGATCGGCGCCGCGCCCACCGGTGACGGCGCGGTCGCGGTCGCGATCGACGACGTCGTGCCCGACGGGCGGACCCGGCAGATGCCGGCGATCAACCTCGAGGCGCTGGGCCTGTCCGCGCTCGATCCTGACGGGGCCGGCGACGAGATCGTCGTCGACGAGCCGCCCGCGCCCGCGCCCGCGCTCGAGCCCGATCTGACCCGGACCACCGGCGAGGTCGAGGCGGTCGACATCATCGTCGACGACGCCGGCGTCGCCGACGGCGTGCCGCGCGCGCCGATGGGCCGGGCCGCCACCGTCGCGCTGTCCGAGGACGATCTCGAGGAGCTGATGGAGTCGACCGGGATCGGCTCGGCGCCGTCGCGCGCCAAGCCGACCACCGCGCCGCCGGTGCCGCCGCCCAGCGATCGACCGCACAAGACCCTGCCGCCGCTGCCGGCGCCGTCCGTGGCCGGGGCCCTGCCGCCCCCGATGGCCGTCCTCACCGGGCCGACCGCGTCGGCGAGCACCCCGCTGCCGTCGATCAACGCGCCGCTGCCGTCGATCAACGCGCCGCAGGCGGCGCCCGCGCCGGTCGCCCCGCCCGCGCCGGTCGAGGCGCCGTCGGTCGCCAGCGACGATGACGACGGCGAGGCCGAGATCGACGTCGAGGCGTCGTCGTCGGACGACGTCGACGTCGACGTCGAGGAGGTCCCGGTCGCCGCCGCCCCCGCCGGGCCCGCCGACGCCGGCGACTCGAGCGAGATCCTCGCCGACGAGATCCTCGAAGTCGAGGAGAAGAGCCGCGCGCACGCGGTCGAGGCCGCGCCCGCGCCAATCGCGTACACCCCGTCGGGCCCCGTGCCGCTGCCCGCCGCGATCGTCGCCGCGGCGGCCCAGGCCGCGCCGCCGCCGCCGCCCTCGGCCGCGGTGCCCAAGCCGCCGCCGCCGCGCAAGGCGGTGGCCGCGCCGTCCACGAGCGGCGCGTCCGACGACAAGCGCAAGCGCCGCGGCAAGCCCTGGTTCGAGGACCTGTTCGACGAGGACTACCTCCGCACGCTGCCGTTCCTGACGCCGCAGACCACCCAGGCCGAGGCGTCGATGGTGGTCGACGCGCTCGGGCTCAGCCCCGGCGCGCAGGTGCTCGACCTCGGCTGCGGCTACGGCCGGCACGCGATGGAGCTCGCGGCCCGCGGCATGAACGTCGTCGGCGTCGATCTGTCGTTGCCGATGCTCTTGCGCGGCGCCGACGAGGCCCAGCGGCGCGGCCTCGACATCAACTTCGTCCACGCCGACATGCGCGAGATCGACTTCGACGCCCAGTTCGACGGCGCCTACTGCCTGTTCTCGACCTTCGGCTACTTCGACGACGAGACCAACAAGAAGACCGCGAGCCTGGTGGCCAAGGGCATGAAGCCCGGCGCCAAGTTCATGCTCGAGATCCTCAACCGCGACTACGTGATCGGCGACCTGCCGACCCGGGTGTGGTGGGAGGGCGACGGCTGCGTCGTCCTCGAGGAGGTCGAGTTCAACTACTTCTCGTCGCGGGTCCAGTCGAAGCGCTCGGTCGTGTTCGACGACGGCCGGCAGGTCGAGCAGGAGATCTCGATCCGCGTCTACTCGCTGCACGAGATCGGCAAGCTGCTCCACGCCGCCGGCCTGCGGGTGCTCGAGGTGTCCGGCAGCATGGCCACCAAGGGCCGCTTCCTGGGCAACCGCTCGCGCGAGATCATCGTGATCGCCGAGCGCCGCACCGACACCAAGTAG
- a CDS encoding PEGA domain-containing protein, translating to MRAPLIAALMIALVAPARADSRSTAVVEFRSGSAALPDISARVGAVLSGRTSLKVVGGDQARQRYGEGLDRAVVECAGDAVCIGKIGARLGTDEVLLVGVSELGDVIFTLQRIASGDGTVDGRVAEALAADVVPTDDDLVGYLERVLPPEDFVRFGTIAIKVNVAGAEIWVGGIPKGASPIPAFRVPAPSRYPIEIKKAGYAAFRASVSVPPDAEVNVDAELTRPGGRAGAWYSKWWVVATAGVLVAGAVTTAVILTRDVNSVPISGHF from the coding sequence ATGCGGGCCCCGCTGATCGCCGCGCTGATGATCGCCCTCGTGGCGCCGGCCCGCGCCGACAGCCGCTCGACCGCGGTGGTGGAGTTCCGCTCGGGCAGCGCGGCCCTGCCCGACATCAGCGCCCGGGTCGGCGCGGTGCTCTCGGGCCGCACCTCGCTCAAGGTCGTCGGCGGCGATCAGGCGCGGCAACGCTACGGCGAGGGGCTCGATCGCGCGGTGGTCGAGTGCGCGGGCGACGCGGTCTGCATCGGCAAGATCGGCGCGCGGCTCGGCACCGACGAGGTGCTCCTGGTCGGCGTCAGCGAGCTCGGCGACGTGATCTTCACGCTCCAGCGCATCGCGTCGGGCGACGGCACGGTCGACGGCCGCGTCGCCGAGGCCCTGGCGGCCGACGTCGTGCCGACCGACGACGATCTGGTCGGCTACCTCGAGCGCGTGCTGCCGCCCGAGGACTTCGTCCGCTTCGGCACGATCGCGATCAAGGTCAACGTGGCCGGCGCCGAGATCTGGGTCGGCGGCATCCCGAAGGGCGCGTCGCCGATCCCGGCGTTCCGGGTGCCGGCGCCGTCGCGCTACCCGATCGAGATCAAGAAGGCCGGCTACGCCGCGTTCCGCGCGTCGGTCTCCGTGCCGCCCGACGCCGAGGTCAACGTCGACGCCGAGCTGACCCGCCCCGGCGGCCGCGCCGGCGCCTGGTACAGCAAGTGGTGGGTGGTCGCGACCGCCGGCGTGCTGGTCGCCGGCGCGGTCACGACCGCGGTGATCCTGACCCGCGACGTCAACAGCGTGCCGATCTCGGGCCACTTCTGA
- the psd gene encoding phosphatidylserine decarboxylase (Phosphatidylserine decarboxylase is synthesized as a single chain precursor. Generation of the pyruvoyl active site from a Ser is coupled to cleavage of a Gly-Ser bond between the larger (beta) and smaller (alpha chains). It is an integral membrane protein.) translates to MSAYSTVIGATARRTIPRPLRAPLYRAFAAAVGARLDEVGAPLPTFASFGDFFARPLQAGARPVASAPLVSPCDGAIGAAGMISEGTLLQAKGHDYALRDLVVDDALAARLAGGQFATIYLSPRDYHRVHAPAAGRVTGYHYVPGLRWPVSPRFVDHVERLFAVNERVVIELETAWGPMAVVMVAATGVGNVWLTHAGHDTRAWRRRGDFHCHRLAASVEAGDELGAFLLGSTVVMVLPPGAPPLALPAAGGSIRCGAALVAPGGAP, encoded by the coding sequence ATGTCGGCGTACTCGACTGTCATCGGGGCGACGGCGCGGCGGACCATTCCGCGGCCGCTGCGCGCGCCGCTGTACCGGGCGTTCGCGGCCGCGGTGGGGGCCCGGCTCGATGAGGTCGGCGCGCCGCTGCCGACCTTCGCCAGCTTCGGTGACTTCTTCGCCCGGCCGCTCCAGGCTGGGGCCCGGCCGGTGGCGAGCGCGCCGCTGGTCTCGCCCTGTGACGGCGCGATCGGCGCGGCCGGCATGATCAGCGAGGGGACGCTCCTCCAGGCGAAGGGACACGACTACGCCCTGCGGGATCTGGTGGTCGACGACGCCTTGGCGGCCCGCCTCGCCGGGGGCCAGTTCGCGACCATCTACCTGTCGCCCCGGGACTACCACCGGGTCCACGCCCCCGCCGCCGGCCGCGTGACCGGATACCACTACGTGCCCGGCCTGCGCTGGCCGGTCAGCCCGCGCTTCGTCGATCACGTCGAGCGTCTGTTCGCGGTCAACGAGCGGGTCGTCATCGAGCTCGAGACCGCCTGGGGCCCGATGGCGGTGGTGATGGTGGCGGCGACGGGCGTCGGCAACGTCTGGCTGACCCACGCGGGCCACGACACCCGCGCCTGGCGTCGCCGCGGCGACTTCCACTGCCACCGGTTGGCGGCCTCGGTCGAGGCCGGCGACGAGCTGGGCGCGTTCTTGCTGGGCTCGACCGTGGTGATGGTGCTGCCGCCCGGCGCGCCGCCGCTGGCCCTGCCGGCCGCCGGCGGCTCGATCCGCTGCGGCGCCGCGCTGGTCGCCCCGGGAGGTGCGCCGTGA
- the rimI gene encoding ribosomal protein S18-alanine N-acetyltransferase, protein MGEAVEVAPATDADTDAIDTISRHSFRAPWPRQTFVDELTRAHGRLIVARAAADVVGYANYWLVADEVHLLAIATHPDHRRRGVGARLLAHVLEAAATARLITLEVRASNAPAIALYQRAGFVAVSTRRGYYGGDDEDAVVMLRAQA, encoded by the coding sequence GTGGGTGAGGCGGTCGAGGTCGCGCCGGCGACCGACGCCGACACGGACGCGATCGACACGATCTCACGCCACTCGTTCCGCGCGCCGTGGCCGCGGCAGACCTTCGTCGACGAGCTGACCCGCGCCCACGGCCGGCTGATCGTCGCGCGCGCCGCCGCCGACGTCGTCGGCTACGCCAACTACTGGCTGGTCGCCGACGAGGTCCACCTGCTGGCGATCGCGACCCACCCGGATCACCGGCGCCGCGGCGTCGGCGCGCGGCTGCTCGCGCACGTGCTCGAGGCGGCCGCCACGGCGCGGCTGATCACGCTCGAGGTGCGCGCCAGCAACGCGCCGGCGATCGCGCTGTACCAGCGGGCCGGCTTCGTCGCGGTCTCGACCCGCCGCGGCTACTATGGCGGCGACGACGAGGACGCGGTCGTGATGCTGCGCGCGCAGGCCTGA
- a CDS encoding protein kinase, whose amino-acid sequence MSVVVESDSLRAPSDGGVDHTGPRLTDVGLPAVFGRYLLVQRLSRGGMGEIFLAKHGLAGFEKLCVIKKVLPSLAEDEQFISRFIDEAQVAIKLQHVNVAQVFEVGRVGDEYFLALEYLEGRDLRRLLNLLTRQSRRIPAPIALFIAREMANGLAYAHRRTSSDGQSLGLVHCDISPPNVLVSFEGETKIIDFGIAKSALRATATDPKMGFGKFGYMAPEQLVRGGTVDARTDLYALGAVLFELLTGERLYEVGDNPDYRALARQVVKGEHRLPSQLDPALARFDALVTKTLRPRPEERFQTAAELRDEIQAALVAIAPTISTDALASFLREVFETEMASQRELLDRAAAAHLEDFRQELTTQSIETISFALANMPLTAAATAAVPRVPAMPAQPGRSLPRASSSSASAGAFEARSVVVDDATIYARERALLARRRRRTVVATVAAGLAGIGLTLAWVLTRPSGSSAAAAPAIAQAPVVTPIDAGVASPDAAEDIDAAPAPPPVRPPRDRVGSGTPAGSGTPPRVGSGSAKEPPAAPDEAALRAKFQGVTREYKQYKAEFGERLESEWTDVASMVGFLSSADKRIAFDRKLDRLRAQMKSDR is encoded by the coding sequence ATGTCCGTGGTCGTCGAATCAGACTCCCTGCGCGCCCCATCCGACGGCGGCGTCGATCACACCGGCCCGCGCCTCACCGACGTGGGGCTGCCGGCGGTGTTCGGGCGCTACCTGCTGGTGCAGCGGCTGTCGCGCGGTGGCATGGGCGAGATCTTCCTCGCCAAGCACGGGCTGGCCGGCTTCGAGAAGCTGTGCGTGATCAAGAAGGTGCTGCCCAGCCTGGCCGAGGACGAGCAGTTCATCTCGCGGTTCATCGACGAGGCCCAGGTCGCGATCAAGCTCCAGCACGTCAACGTCGCGCAGGTGTTCGAGGTCGGGCGGGTCGGCGACGAGTACTTCCTGGCGCTCGAGTACCTCGAGGGGCGCGATCTGCGGCGGCTGCTGAACCTGCTGACCCGGCAGAGTCGGCGCATCCCGGCGCCGATCGCGCTGTTCATCGCCCGCGAGATGGCCAACGGCCTGGCCTACGCCCACCGCCGGACCTCGTCCGACGGCCAGTCGCTGGGCCTGGTCCACTGCGACATCTCCCCGCCCAACGTGCTGGTGTCGTTCGAGGGCGAGACCAAGATCATCGACTTCGGCATCGCCAAGAGCGCGCTGCGCGCCACCGCCACCGACCCCAAGATGGGCTTCGGCAAGTTCGGCTACATGGCGCCCGAGCAGCTCGTCCGCGGCGGCACGGTCGACGCCCGCACCGATCTGTATGCGCTCGGCGCGGTGCTGTTCGAGCTGCTGACCGGCGAGCGCCTGTACGAGGTCGGCGACAACCCGGACTACCGCGCGCTGGCGCGCCAGGTCGTCAAGGGCGAGCACCGGCTGCCGTCGCAGCTCGATCCCGCGCTGGCGCGGTTCGACGCGCTGGTCACCAAGACCCTGCGGCCCCGGCCCGAGGAGCGCTTCCAGACCGCGGCCGAGCTGCGCGACGAGATCCAGGCGGCGCTGGTCGCGATCGCACCGACGATCTCGACCGACGCGCTCGCGTCGTTCCTGCGCGAGGTGTTCGAGACCGAGATGGCGTCCCAGCGCGAGCTGCTCGACCGCGCCGCGGCCGCGCACCTCGAGGACTTCCGCCAGGAGCTGACGACCCAGTCGATCGAGACGATCTCGTTCGCGCTGGCCAACATGCCGCTCACGGCCGCCGCCACGGCCGCGGTGCCGCGGGTGCCGGCGATGCCGGCCCAGCCGGGCCGGAGCCTGCCGCGGGCGTCGTCGTCGTCGGCGTCGGCCGGCGCCTTCGAGGCGCGCTCGGTCGTGGTCGACGACGCGACGATCTACGCCCGCGAGCGCGCGCTGCTGGCGCGTCGCCGGCGCCGCACCGTGGTCGCGACCGTCGCGGCCGGCCTGGCTGGGATCGGGCTGACCCTGGCCTGGGTGCTGACCCGGCCGTCGGGGAGCTCGGCCGCGGCCGCCCCGGCGATCGCGCAGGCGCCGGTCGTCACGCCGATCGACGCCGGCGTCGCCTCGCCCGACGCCGCCGAGGACATCGACGCGGCGCCGGCGCCGCCGCCGGTGCGCCCGCCGCGCGATCGGGTGGGCTCGGGCACGCCGGCGGGGTCGGGCACGCCGCCGCGGGTCGGCAGCGGCTCGGCCAAGGAGCCGCCGGCCGCGCCCGACGAGGCGGCGCTGCGCGCCAAGTTCCAGGGCGTCACCCGCGAGTACAAGCAGTACAAGGCCGAGTTCGGCGAGCGCCTCGAGTCGGAGTGGACCGACGTCGCCAGCATGGTCGGCTTCCTGTCGTCGGCCGACAAGCGCATCGCGTTCGACCGGAAGCTCGATCGGCTGCGCGCTCAGATGAAGAGCGATCGCTGA
- a CDS encoding P-II family nitrogen regulator, with product MKKVEAIIKPFKLDEVKDALAEIGVHGMTVSEVKGFGRTGGKKEVYRGSAYVVDFVPKVKLEIIVTDDAVRQVVDAITAAARTGRIGDGKIFVSAIDEVVRIRTGETGEDAI from the coding sequence ATGAAGAAGGTCGAGGCGATCATCAAACCGTTCAAGCTCGACGAGGTGAAGGACGCGCTCGCCGAGATCGGCGTGCACGGCATGACCGTCAGCGAGGTCAAGGGCTTCGGTCGCACCGGGGGAAAGAAGGAGGTCTACCGCGGCTCCGCGTACGTGGTCGACTTCGTGCCCAAGGTCAAGCTCGAGATCATCGTCACCGACGACGCGGTCCGGCAGGTCGTCGACGCGATCACCGCCGCGGCGCGCACCGGCCGGATCGGCGACGGCAAGATCTTCGTGAGCGCGATCGATGAGGTCGTCCGGATTCGCACCGGCGAGACCGGCGAGGACGCCATCTGA
- a CDS encoding IPT/TIG domain-containing protein translates to MQAHGGMSGPATRLAQGLLVGAAVLLAGCGSNDGKLKVTGIEPRTGDSMGGQIVLINGQNFMKVTRTAKVYFGDQPGNVIRFKSDGELVVEAPGGKPDQIVDVLVVFEPGGEVTIPKGFTFKEKRGMDADDLKK, encoded by the coding sequence ATGCAGGCACATGGCGGCATGAGCGGGCCGGCGACGCGTCTGGCCCAGGGCCTCTTGGTCGGGGCGGCGGTCTTGCTGGCGGGGTGTGGCTCGAACGACGGCAAGCTCAAGGTCACCGGGATCGAGCCGCGGACCGGCGACTCGATGGGCGGCCAGATCGTGCTGATCAACGGGCAGAACTTCATGAAGGTCACCCGCACCGCCAAGGTGTACTTCGGCGATCAGCCCGGCAACGTCATCCGCTTCAAGAGCGACGGCGAGCTGGTCGTCGAGGCCCCGGGCGGCAAGCCCGACCAGATCGTCGACGTGCTGGTCGTGTTCGAGCCGGGCGGCGAGGTCACCATCCCCAAGGGCTTCACCTTCAAGGAGAAGCGCGGGATGGACGCCGACGACCTCAAGAAGTAG
- a CDS encoding YihA family ribosome biogenesis GTP-binding protein, protein MRPRAARFVTSATRPVEFPVADLPEIAFAGRSNVGKSSLLNMLAGVSGLARTSRTPGRTRLLNWFHVALPRATGGHDACYFVDLPGYGFASVDRGMRASWRPLMESYLGERTTLKVVVLLIDIRRGVEDDERDFVPWLLQRDLSVVTVLTKADKLGKAKRQPIVASVKAELGLPRAPVLFSSLERLGNDELWRALLAGLARG, encoded by the coding sequence ATGCGCCCGCGCGCCGCACGCTTCGTCACCTCGGCCACGCGGCCGGTCGAGTTCCCGGTCGCCGATCTGCCCGAGATCGCGTTCGCCGGCCGCTCGAACGTCGGCAAGTCGTCGCTGCTCAACATGCTCGCCGGCGTCTCGGGCCTGGCGCGCACGTCGCGGACCCCGGGGCGCACCCGCCTGCTCAACTGGTTCCACGTCGCGCTGCCGCGCGCGACCGGCGGCCACGACGCCTGCTACTTCGTCGATCTGCCCGGCTACGGCTTCGCCTCGGTCGACCGCGGCATGCGCGCGTCGTGGCGGCCGCTGATGGAGAGCTACCTGGGCGAGCGCACGACCCTCAAGGTCGTCGTGCTCCTGATCGACATCCGGCGCGGCGTCGAGGACGACGAGCGCGACTTCGTGCCGTGGCTCTTGCAGCGCGACCTGTCGGTGGTGACGGTGCTGACCAAGGCCGACAAGCTCGGCAAGGCCAAGCGCCAGCCGATCGTGGCGTCGGTCAAGGCCGAGCTCGGCCTGCCGCGGGCGCCGGTGCTGTTCTCATCGCTCGAGCGGCTCGGCAACGACGAGCTGTGGCGCGCGCTCCTGGCCGGGCTGGCGCGTGGGTGA